A part of Winslowiella toletana genomic DNA contains:
- a CDS encoding NAD-dependent epimerase has protein sequence MKYLVTGAAGFIGFHVSQRLLLAGHQVVGIDNLNDYYDVNLKLARLDLLKSHPEFLFVTCDLADRQGMAQLFAEQGFQRVIHLAAQAGVRYSIDNPHAYADANLVGHLNVLEGCRHHNIEHLLYASSSSVYGLNRKMPFSTDDSVDHPVSLYAATKKANELMSHTYSHLYGIPTTGLRFFTVYGPWGRPDMALFKFTRAIIAGESIDVYNHGQMRRDFTYIDDIAESIIRLQDIVPVKDENWTVETGSPATSSAPYRVYNIGNSQPVTLMAYIEALESALGMSANKNMLPMQPGDVLETSADTQALYDVIGFKPRTGVEEGIKRFVAWYRAFYKV, from the coding sequence ATGAAATATCTGGTCACCGGCGCAGCAGGCTTCATTGGTTTTCACGTTAGCCAACGGTTGTTGTTAGCCGGTCACCAGGTTGTCGGAATCGACAACCTGAATGATTACTACGATGTAAACCTCAAACTAGCCCGCCTTGATCTGCTTAAATCTCATCCTGAATTCTTATTTGTCACCTGCGATCTGGCCGATCGCCAGGGAATGGCGCAATTATTCGCCGAACAGGGTTTTCAGCGTGTGATTCATTTGGCGGCGCAGGCAGGTGTACGTTATTCAATCGATAATCCCCACGCCTATGCTGATGCCAATTTGGTCGGCCATTTAAATGTGCTGGAAGGATGTCGCCACCATAACATTGAGCATTTGTTATATGCATCTTCCAGCTCGGTGTATGGACTAAACAGAAAAATGCCATTCTCGACCGATGATTCGGTTGATCATCCGGTTTCACTTTATGCGGCGACCAAAAAAGCCAATGAGCTGATGTCGCATACCTATTCCCATCTGTACGGAATTCCTACCACCGGATTGCGCTTCTTTACTGTATATGGTCCCTGGGGACGTCCCGATATGGCATTGTTCAAGTTCACCCGCGCTATTATCGCTGGCGAAAGTATCGATGTTTATAACCATGGCCAGATGCGTCGCGATTTTACTTATATTGACGATATTGCGGAGTCGATTATTCGCCTGCAGGATATCGTACCGGTAAAAGATGAAAACTGGACGGTAGAAACCGGCTCGCCAGCCACCAGTTCGGCGCCTTACCGCGTATATAATATCGGCAACAGCCAGCCTGTTACGCTGATGGCTTACATTGAAGCGCTGGAGAGCGCGCTGGGCATGAGCGCAAACAAAAATATGCTGCCAATGCAGCCCGGTGATGTACTGGAGACCAGTGCGGACACACAAGCGCTGTACGACGTTATCGGCTTTAAGCCACGTACTGGTGTGGAAGAGGGGATTAAACGCTTTGTGGCGTGGTACAGGGCGTTCTACAAGGTGTAA
- a CDS encoding UDP-glucose dehydrogenase family protein: MKVTVFGIGYVGLVQAAVLAEVGHDVLCIDVDENKVENLKKGIIPIFEPGLTPLVMQNYEAGRLKFSTNAEEGVNHGVMQFIAVGTPPDEDGSADLKYVTAVARTIAQHMNEHKVVIDKSTVPVGTADRVRAVMTETLQARDRNISFDVVSNPEFLKEGAAVNDCMRPERIVVGTDNEDVVELLRELYEPFNRNHDRMILMDIRSAELTKYAANCMLATKISFMNEMSNLAELLGADIEKVRQGIGSDPRIGYHFIYPGCGYGGSCFPKDVQALIRTSQSIGYTPRLLQAVEEVNDAQKNKLPTFIKRHFGENLQGKTFALWGLSFKPNTDDMREASARVLMETLWQAGATVQAFDPEAMDEAQRIYGHRADLKLMGTKEAALQGADGLVICTEWKNFRAPDFDVIKNALKEPVIFDGRNLYDPERVSKRGFVYYAIGRGASIEIA, from the coding sequence ATGAAAGTCACCGTATTTGGTATCGGCTATGTTGGTCTGGTTCAGGCTGCGGTACTGGCCGAAGTCGGACATGACGTTCTTTGTATCGATGTCGACGAGAACAAAGTTGAAAACCTTAAGAAAGGAATCATTCCGATCTTTGAACCAGGTCTGACACCTCTCGTTATGCAGAACTACGAAGCCGGTCGGCTGAAGTTCAGCACTAACGCCGAAGAAGGCGTTAATCACGGCGTAATGCAATTTATTGCAGTCGGAACGCCGCCGGACGAAGATGGCTCAGCGGATCTGAAATATGTTACCGCCGTGGCGCGCACTATTGCGCAACATATGAACGAGCATAAAGTCGTTATCGACAAATCAACCGTACCGGTAGGCACAGCTGACCGTGTCCGTGCGGTTATGACTGAAACCTTACAGGCGCGTGACCGCAACATCAGTTTCGATGTGGTCTCCAACCCTGAGTTTCTGAAAGAGGGTGCAGCGGTCAATGACTGTATGCGTCCTGAGCGTATCGTTGTCGGTACCGATAATGAGGATGTGGTGGAACTGCTGCGTGAACTTTACGAGCCGTTTAACCGTAATCATGATCGAATGATCCTGATGGATATCCGCAGCGCCGAGCTGACCAAGTATGCCGCAAACTGTATGCTGGCGACCAAAATCAGCTTTATGAACGAGATGTCGAACCTGGCGGAACTGCTGGGCGCTGATATTGAGAAAGTACGTCAGGGTATTGGTTCCGATCCACGTATCGGCTACCACTTTATCTATCCTGGCTGCGGTTACGGTGGTTCCTGCTTCCCGAAAGATGTGCAGGCGCTGATCCGTACTTCTCAGTCCATTGGCTACACTCCACGTCTGTTACAGGCGGTGGAAGAAGTTAATGACGCGCAGAAAAACAAACTGCCGACCTTTATTAAGCGCCACTTTGGTGAAAATCTGCAGGGCAAAACTTTCGCTCTGTGGGGTCTGTCGTTTAAGCCGAACACCGATGATATGCGTGAAGCTTCTGCGCGTGTGCTGATGGAAACATTATGGCAGGCGGGCGCGACGGTTCAGGCTTTCGATCCTGAAGCGATGGACGAAGCACAGCGTATTTACGGTCATCGTGCCGATCTGAAGCTGATGGGCACCAAAGAAGCGGCATTGCAGGGCGCTGATGGTCTGGTCATTTGTACTGAGTGGAAAAACTTCCGCGCGCCAGACTTTGATGTGATTAAAAATGCCTTAAAAGAACCCGTGATTTTTGATGGTCGTAACCTGTATGATCCAGAAAGAGTCAGCAAGCGCGGTTTTGTTTATTATGCAATCGGCCGCGGAGCGTCTATTGAAATTGCATAA
- the galU gene encoding UTP--glucose-1-phosphate uridylyltransferase GalU: MSAYKSKVKKAVIPVAGLGTRMLPATKAIPKEMLPLVDKPLIQYVVNECIAAGINEIVLVTHSSKNAIENHFDTSFELESMLEKRVKRQLLDEIQSICPPHVTIMQVRQGIAKGLGHAVMCALPLVGDEPFVVILPDVIIDEYESDLSSENLADMVKRYDETGFSQIMVEPVADVTAYGVVDCEGRELAPGESAPMVGVVEKPKAAEAPSNLAVVGRYVLSADIWPLLAKTPPGAGGEVQLTDSIAMLMEKQTVEAYHLKGVSHDCGNKLGYMQAFVEYGVRHESLGSDFKQWLESTVGNKK, encoded by the coding sequence ATGTCTGCCTATAAGTCTAAAGTAAAAAAAGCGGTAATCCCTGTAGCAGGGCTGGGGACGCGTATGCTGCCAGCCACCAAAGCTATTCCTAAAGAGATGCTGCCTTTGGTTGATAAGCCGTTAATTCAGTATGTCGTTAACGAGTGTATCGCAGCAGGAATCAATGAAATTGTGCTGGTTACGCACTCTTCCAAAAATGCCATCGAGAACCATTTTGATACCAGTTTTGAGCTGGAATCGATGCTGGAAAAACGCGTTAAGCGCCAGCTGCTGGATGAAATTCAGTCTATCTGTCCACCTCATGTCACCATCATGCAGGTGCGTCAGGGTATTGCCAAAGGCCTTGGCCATGCGGTGATGTGTGCGCTGCCACTGGTTGGCGACGAGCCGTTTGTGGTCATCCTGCCTGACGTGATCATCGATGAGTATGAATCTGATCTGAGCAGCGAAAACCTCGCCGATATGGTGAAGCGTTACGATGAAACAGGTTTCAGCCAGATTATGGTTGAGCCGGTAGCAGATGTGACGGCTTACGGTGTGGTGGATTGCGAAGGTCGCGAACTGGCTCCAGGCGAAAGCGCGCCGATGGTGGGTGTGGTTGAGAAACCTAAAGCTGCTGAAGCACCATCTAATCTGGCAGTAGTCGGTCGTTACGTCCTCTCTGCGGATATCTGGCCTCTGCTGGCGAAAACCCCTCCGGGCGCCGGTGGTGAAGTTCAGCTGACTGACTCCATCGCCATGTTGATGGAAAAACAGACGGTAGAAGCATATCACCTGAAAGGCGTCAGCCATGACTGTGGTAACAAGCTCGGCTACATGCAGGCTTTCGTTGAATACGGTGTGCGTCACGAATCACTGGGCAGCGATTTCAAGCAGTGGCTGGAAAGCACCGTCGGTAATAAAAAGTAA
- the rssB gene encoding two-component system response regulator RssB — protein MEKPLSGKQILIVEDELVFRTLLENFLQALGAMTVAAGDGLEALDALQHHAPDMMICDLDMPRMNGIRLVEHLRARGNTLPILIVSATENMSDIAHVLRLGVQDVLLKPVKDLERLREAVYECLYPSMFTSKVEEDEQLFQDWDALVRDPSAAAKLLKELQPPVQQVIANCRINYRQLTMAEQPGLVLDIAALSEKDLAFYCLDVTRAGDNGVLAALLLRALFNGLLQEQLSGQGPRLPELGGLLKQVNLLLRQANLNGQFPLLVGYYHQSLKNLILVSAGLNATLNINTHQIQLNNGVPLGTLGSTHLNQISQRCDAWQCQVWGAGGRLRLMLSTE, from the coding sequence ATGGAAAAACCATTAAGCGGGAAACAGATACTCATCGTTGAAGATGAGCTGGTTTTCCGTACCCTGCTGGAAAATTTCCTTCAGGCTTTGGGCGCGATGACTGTCGCCGCCGGTGACGGCCTTGAAGCGCTGGATGCCCTGCAGCACCATGCGCCCGATATGATGATCTGCGATCTGGATATGCCGCGTATGAATGGCATCAGGCTGGTAGAGCATCTGCGCGCCCGCGGTAATACCTTACCAATTCTTATTGTCTCCGCTACCGAAAATATGTCCGATATCGCCCATGTGCTGCGTCTTGGCGTGCAGGATGTGCTGCTGAAACCGGTTAAAGATCTCGAACGGCTGCGCGAGGCGGTGTATGAGTGCCTCTATCCGTCGATGTTCACCTCCAAAGTGGAAGAAGATGAACAGCTGTTCCAGGACTGGGATGCGCTGGTGCGCGATCCCTCCGCGGCGGCTAAACTCCTTAAAGAGTTGCAGCCACCGGTACAGCAGGTGATCGCCAATTGCCGCATTAATTATCGTCAGTTAACCATGGCGGAACAGCCAGGTCTGGTGCTGGATATTGCCGCGTTGTCGGAGAAAGATCTCGCCTTTTACTGCCTGGATGTGACCCGCGCCGGTGACAATGGCGTGCTGGCTGCGCTTTTATTACGCGCTTTGTTTAATGGTCTGCTTCAGGAGCAGTTATCGGGGCAGGGGCCGCGCTTGCCAGAATTAGGCGGCTTGTTAAAACAGGTGAATTTGTTATTGCGTCAGGCGAATCTGAACGGTCAATTTCCTTTATTGGTTGGTTATTATCATCAGAGCCTGAAAAATTTGATCCTCGTCTCAGCCGGATTGAATGCCACGCTTAACATCAACACCCATCAAATTCAGTTAAATAATGGTGTCCCGCTGGGAACCCTCGGTAGCACACATCTTAATCAAATAAGTCAGCGCTGTGACGCATGGCAATGTCAGGTGTGGGGCGCGGGTGGCAGGCTTCGCCTGATGCTGTCGACTGAATAA